One Chloroflexota bacterium DNA window includes the following coding sequences:
- a CDS encoding MFS transporter — translation MLDMGRGFSAVRHRNFRLYWIGQIISLVGTWMQTVSLPWLVLLLGGSPIQLGAVLALQFAPSLILAPFGGVLADRVDKRRLLLTTQSVAALQAVVLFALTVTDVVQVWHVMVLSLALGFVNALDMPVRQSFAADLVPRDDLMNAITLNSASFNLARVVGPAVAGLTLAFYGPAFNFAINAVSYGGVLIALRQMDPGAMLPLARPTTMPSIRSSLGEGVSYALRTPTVLWPLVLLAGMGTFGMNFQTLLPLFARFTLSLDADGYGALFAAMGLGSLLASVALAYVGHRRPLVGMILWGGLAFVFFEALLGLSRTAELAFPLIVAVGLSSMLMINTINVIVQRSVPNELRGRVMSLYITVFAGVTPIGGLLAGAVAELWDPSVAFLLGAAIGSLFIGLVAWQLVVLGKGQQTVTA, via the coding sequence ATGCTCGACATGGGGCGCGGCTTCAGCGCCGTCCGTCACCGCAACTTCCGTCTGTACTGGATCGGCCAGATCATCAGCCTGGTCGGCACCTGGATGCAGACTGTCAGCCTGCCGTGGCTGGTGCTGCTGCTCGGCGGCAGCCCCATCCAGCTGGGCGCCGTCCTCGCCCTGCAGTTCGCGCCGTCGCTCATCCTGGCGCCGTTCGGCGGGGTGCTCGCGGATCGGGTCGACAAGCGGCGCCTGCTGCTGACCACCCAGTCGGTCGCGGCGCTCCAGGCAGTCGTTCTCTTCGCCCTGACCGTGACCGATGTGGTCCAGGTCTGGCACGTGATGGTCCTGTCACTGGCGCTGGGCTTCGTGAACGCCCTTGACATGCCCGTCCGGCAGTCGTTCGCCGCCGACCTAGTGCCGCGCGACGACCTGATGAACGCCATCACCCTCAACTCGGCGAGCTTCAACCTGGCCCGCGTGGTGGGACCGGCAGTGGCCGGCCTGACCCTGGCGTTCTACGGCCCCGCCTTCAACTTCGCGATCAATGCGGTCAGCTACGGGGGCGTGCTGATTGCGCTGCGGCAGATGGACCCCGGCGCCATGCTCCCCCTCGCGCGGCCGACCACGATGCCCTCGATCCGGTCGAGCCTGGGTGAGGGGGTGAGCTACGCGCTGCGCACCCCGACCGTGCTCTGGCCGCTCGTCCTGCTGGCCGGGATGGGGACCTTCGGCATGAACTTCCAGACCCTGCTGCCGCTCTTCGCGCGCTTTACCCTCTCGCTGGACGCCGATGGCTATGGCGCCCTTTTCGCCGCCATGGGGCTCGGCTCGCTGCTGGCCTCCGTGGCGCTGGCCTATGTCGGCCACCGCCGGCCGCTGGTGGGCATGATCCTGTGGGGCGGGCTCGCGTTCGTGTTCTTCGAGGCGCTGCTTGGGCTCTCGCGCACCGCGGAGCTCGCCTTCCCGCTGATCGTGGCAGTCGGCCTCAGTTCGATGCTGATGATCAACACCATCAACGTCATCGTGCAGCGCAGCGTGCCGAATGAGCTGCGCGGTCGGGTGATGTCCCTCTATATCACGGTCTTCGCGGGAGTCACCCCGATCGGCGGCCTGCTGGCCGGGGCGGTGGCCGAGCTGTGGGACCCGTCGGTCGCCTTCCTGCTGGGGGCGGCCATCGGGAGCCTGTTCATCGGCCTTGTCGCCTGGCAGCTGGTGGTCCTCGGCAAGGGCCAACAGACGGTGACTGCTTGA
- a CDS encoding serine hydrolase domain-containing protein, which produces MRRPIAHLTGAAAVLAVLVAVSVTLAPGALAPGELPPTQTSRLPAASAGASATPGLQPLPEATPDGADGGGTARPIDLLPVSQAEAAALQAAVDRARAAFGLTSVAVGVSADAQLGWSGGSGPPRQGSTTPLSGATPFAIASVTKTFTATIVLQLVEEGRVTLDAAVNEYLPELTIARGVTVRQLLSHTSGIADLLAPMRNRLNAEPSRIWQPAEVLALLGPSTFAPGTSWAYSNTNYVIAGLLVERVTGHRFGDELQRRITGPLKLAGTGVPSKGHLPYLLGVSWTSAFWTSAMLDSNAVNLVRWGDALYGGAILRADTLAQMLDFNDEGYGMGAEQYRFGGLLGYGHSGLLRGYTTLLVHLPDAHLTVALLATGHLFDATALLTYSAPGAPSILSLAGELSPS; this is translated from the coding sequence ATGCGACGACCGATCGCCCACCTGACCGGTGCTGCGGCCGTGCTTGCTGTGCTGGTGGCCGTCTCGGTGACGCTAGCCCCGGGCGCGCTCGCTCCCGGTGAGCTGCCTCCCACACAGACGTCTCGGCTCCCAGCAGCGAGCGCAGGAGCGTCCGCCACGCCCGGCCTGCAGCCGTTGCCGGAGGCGACGCCAGACGGAGCCGATGGCGGCGGCACGGCGCGACCGATCGACCTGCTTCCCGTCTCTCAGGCAGAGGCGGCCGCCCTGCAGGCGGCGGTTGATCGGGCACGGGCGGCATTCGGCCTGACCTCGGTCGCGGTCGGCGTCTCGGCCGATGCGCAGCTCGGCTGGAGCGGCGGGTCAGGGCCGCCGCGCCAAGGGAGCACGACGCCCCTGAGCGGCGCCACGCCGTTCGCGATCGCCAGCGTCACCAAGACCTTCACGGCGACGATCGTGCTGCAGCTGGTCGAAGAGGGCCGCGTGACGCTCGACGCAGCGGTCAACGAATACCTGCCCGAGCTGACGATCGCTCGCGGCGTGACCGTGCGGCAGCTCCTCAGCCACACGTCCGGGATCGCCGATCTGCTGGCACCGATGCGCAATCGGCTCAACGCCGAACCGTCACGCATCTGGCAGCCGGCCGAGGTGCTGGCCCTGCTCGGGCCGTCAACCTTCGCGCCGGGCACGAGCTGGGCGTACTCGAACACGAACTACGTGATCGCCGGGCTGCTGGTCGAGCGCGTCACCGGCCACCGGTTTGGCGACGAGCTGCAGCGCCGCATCACTGGCCCGCTCAAGCTGGCCGGCACGGGGGTACCGTCAAAGGGCCACCTGCCGTACCTGCTGGGCGTGTCGTGGACCAGCGCCTTCTGGACATCGGCCATGCTCGATTCGAACGCGGTCAACCTGGTGCGCTGGGGAGATGCGCTGTACGGCGGGGCCATCCTGCGCGCGGACACCCTGGCGCAGATGCTCGACTTCAACGACGAGGGATATGGAATGGGTGCCGAGCAGTATCGGTTCGGTGGCCTGCTCGGCTACGGGCATTCCGGGCTGCTGCGGGGCTACACCACTCTGCTGGTGCACCTCCCCGATGCGCACCTGACCGTGGCGCTGCTGGCGACGGGGCACCTGTTCGACGCCACGGCCCTGCTCACGTACTCGGCGCCGGGGGCTCCTTCGATCCTTTCGCTCGCCGGGGAGCTGTCTCCGAGCTGA
- a CDS encoding MFS transporter → MTDPPRVRPGLTLGLLALSHAVIHAQSALMPLIYPIIIIEFALNPRDIGLFIAVTTAVGGSMQLLYGFLTRWVARPVLLGGGQLVFAAGLLLSGLTHSLGQLLASISFARVGSSPQHPVGNALLSDVYPPSRRGFAISAHISGGNVGTVLVPFVGLALIGSVGWQTTLALFGVPALLTGSLILWRVREDGAAYRARARRAGSVWGQLGSVLGRRDLRLILGASLIAAGGRGLDIVAPFMLLYLRGPLNLSEETTAVLYALLLVGAVVGPLLAGWLSDHFGRRRTLVVYYVLSAVGVLAFLAAGSNLVLLVPLLLPFGTAVFSESPVLQAFLADRASGPTRDVAFSVYFTFAFGIGAFWAIVIGNVAAEWGYPVAFVLMAASYLGAACLVALVPAQPATAGAAS, encoded by the coding sequence TTGACCGATCCTCCACGCGTCCGACCCGGGTTGACCCTTGGGCTGCTGGCCCTGTCGCACGCGGTGATCCATGCCCAGTCGGCGCTGATGCCGCTGATCTACCCGATCATCATCATCGAGTTCGCGCTCAACCCGCGGGATATCGGCCTGTTCATCGCCGTGACCACCGCCGTCGGCGGCTCGATGCAGCTCCTCTACGGCTTCCTGACCCGATGGGTGGCGCGCCCCGTGCTCCTCGGCGGCGGACAGCTCGTCTTCGCGGCGGGCCTCCTGCTGTCCGGCCTGACGCATTCGCTGGGGCAGCTGCTCGCCTCCATCTCCTTCGCGCGCGTTGGGTCGAGTCCGCAGCATCCTGTCGGCAACGCCCTCCTCTCCGACGTGTATCCGCCTTCTCGCCGGGGCTTTGCCATCAGCGCCCATATCAGCGGCGGCAACGTGGGGACCGTGCTGGTGCCGTTCGTGGGGTTGGCGCTGATCGGCTCGGTGGGGTGGCAGACGACCCTTGCCCTGTTCGGTGTCCCGGCGCTCTTGACCGGGTCGCTGATCCTGTGGCGCGTCCGCGAGGATGGCGCCGCGTACCGGGCTCGTGCGCGTCGTGCCGGTTCAGTGTGGGGGCAGCTGGGCTCCGTGCTCGGTCGGCGGGACCTGCGGCTGATCCTTGGCGCTTCGCTGATCGCCGCCGGCGGGCGCGGCCTGGACATCGTGGCGCCATTCATGCTGCTCTACCTGCGCGGGCCGTTGAATCTTTCGGAAGAAACGACCGCCGTCCTCTACGCCCTGCTCCTGGTCGGCGCCGTCGTCGGGCCGCTCCTCGCCGGGTGGCTCTCCGATCACTTCGGCCGGCGTCGCACCCTCGTCGTCTACTACGTCCTGTCGGCCGTGGGCGTGCTGGCCTTCCTCGCCGCGGGCTCCAACCTGGTTCTGCTGGTGCCGCTGCTGCTGCCGTTCGGGACCGCCGTCTTCTCCGAGTCGCCGGTCCTCCAGGCCTTCCTCGCCGACCGCGCCTCGGGTCCCACTCGCGACGTCGCCTTCAGCGTCTACTTCACCTTCGCGTTTGGGATCGGGGCCTTCTGGGCGATCGTGATCGGGAATGTGGCCGCTGAGTGGGGGTATCCGGTTGCCTTCGTCCTGATGGCGGCCTCGTACCTGGGTGCCGCCTGCCTCGTTGCCCTGGTGCCCGCGCAACCCGCGACCGCCGGCGCTGCAAGTTAG
- a CDS encoding hydantoinase/oxoprolinase family protein yields the protein MGGTFTDAIAASTDGLHRWAKVHSTPADPAGGLGAALADLASQGVDLPATTLTLHGTTVATNALLEGRLARVVLLSTTGFRDLVEIGSGTRRHMYDLWAARPRPLVERADRLEVRERLSPDGVVVEELTAEEVTRAALEAAERRPESVAIACLFSYANPAHERRLEAAVASSLPGTPITVSSAVASEFRELPRTMTTVVAAGLRPIVDRHMTRATSAVREAGIGAPPLVMLSNGGLASAERAAAWPHRLILSGPAGGVAGAVALGLRLGLRDLISLDMGGTSADVALVRDGRPPTAVHHRLDGIPLLTPAIDMVSAGAGGGSIASVDAGRLLKVGPRSAGAQPGPASYGLGGEWATVTDAHLLVGDLAPSRPLAGSLRLDPEPARRAMRSIGRALRLPVDRAAQAVLAVARAHVARTMRRVSIERGRDPRGLTLVAFGGAGPLHAAALLRDLRLGEVVVPRRPGLGSADGLLAADLRVDASQTLLQPLDPSVTTEILAWLRTASRELRQQLRRDGVPMATAYASAAVDCRYLGQGYELAVPLAGITAAAVRGLRPTFHALHEATYGHAAPDEPVEAVTLRLSVFGTLGPREPVPLPRGTAGGDPRREARLDDRDVLLPSARDRRSVRVWDRDLLRAGDRLVGPCLIEQLDATTLVLPGMLARVGRFGELRIREAAR from the coding sequence GTGGGGGGAACGTTTACCGATGCCATCGCTGCCTCGACCGATGGGCTGCATCGGTGGGCGAAGGTCCATTCCACGCCCGCCGACCCGGCCGGGGGCCTCGGCGCGGCGCTCGCCGACCTCGCCTCCCAGGGGGTTGACCTGCCGGCGACAACGCTCACTTTGCACGGGACGACGGTCGCCACCAACGCGCTGCTGGAGGGGAGGCTCGCTCGCGTGGTGCTGCTCTCCACGACGGGCTTCCGGGACCTGGTCGAGATCGGCAGCGGGACGCGACGCCACATGTACGACCTTTGGGCGGCGCGCCCGCGCCCGCTGGTCGAGCGCGCGGATCGTCTCGAGGTGCGCGAGCGGCTGAGCCCGGACGGGGTGGTGGTGGAGGAGCTCACTGCCGAGGAAGTGACCCGCGCGGCGCTGGAGGCCGCCGAGCGTCGGCCGGAGAGCGTGGCGATCGCCTGCCTCTTCTCGTACGCCAACCCGGCCCATGAACGGAGACTGGAGGCGGCCGTTGCCAGCAGCCTGCCCGGGACGCCGATCACGGTCTCCAGCGCGGTGGCAAGCGAGTTCCGGGAGCTGCCGCGCACGATGACCACGGTCGTGGCGGCCGGCCTGCGGCCGATCGTCGATCGGCACATGACCCGGGCGACCAGCGCGGTTCGCGAGGCCGGCATCGGCGCCCCGCCGCTGGTGATGCTCTCGAATGGTGGCCTCGCCTCGGCCGAGCGGGCCGCGGCGTGGCCGCATCGGCTCATCCTGTCCGGCCCAGCCGGGGGCGTGGCCGGCGCGGTGGCGCTCGGCCTGCGGCTTGGGCTGCGCGACCTGATCAGTCTCGACATGGGCGGCACCAGCGCCGACGTGGCCCTCGTGCGCGATGGGCGACCGCCAACGGCAGTGCATCACCGGCTGGACGGCATCCCGCTGCTGACCCCCGCCATCGACATGGTCTCGGCCGGCGCCGGGGGCGGGAGCATCGCCAGCGTCGACGCCGGCCGCCTGCTAAAGGTGGGACCGCGGAGTGCCGGGGCGCAACCCGGGCCCGCCTCGTACGGGCTTGGCGGCGAATGGGCGACCGTCACCGATGCCCACCTGCTGGTAGGCGACCTGGCACCGTCGAGGCCGCTGGCCGGCAGCCTTCGGCTCGACCCGGAACCCGCCCGGCGAGCGATGCGATCGATCGGCCGGGCGCTGCGCCTGCCCGTCGACCGCGCCGCGCAGGCGGTGCTGGCCGTGGCCCGCGCCCATGTTGCGCGCACCATGCGCCGCGTCTCGATCGAGCGGGGTCGCGATCCGCGCGGCCTCACCCTGGTCGCGTTCGGTGGCGCCGGCCCGCTGCACGCCGCGGCTCTGCTCCGCGACCTGCGCCTCGGGGAGGTGGTCGTGCCGCGGCGGCCTGGTCTCGGCTCCGCCGACGGCCTGCTCGCCGCCGACCTGCGGGTCGATGCCTCCCAGACCCTACTGCAACCGCTCGATCCGTCGGTGACCACAGAGATCCTGGCCTGGCTGCGGACGGCGAGCCGCGAGCTCCGACAGCAGCTGCGCCGTGACGGGGTGCCGATGGCGACCGCCTATGCCTCGGCGGCCGTCGACTGCCGCTACCTTGGGCAGGGGTACGAGCTCGCGGTTCCGCTAGCGGGCATCACGGCTGCCGCGGTGCGTGGACTACGGCCCACGTTCCACGCGCTGCACGAGGCAACCTACGGTCACGCCGCGCCCGACGAGCCGGTCGAGGCGGTGACGCTGCGCCTTTCGGTCTTCGGCACCCTCGGACCGCGCGAGCCGGTCCCGCTCCCGCGCGGAACCGCGGGCGGAGACCCGCGCCGGGAAGCCCGGCTCGATGATCGCGATGTGCTGCTGCCATCCGCGCGCGACCGCCGGTCGGTGAGGGTCTGGGATCGGGATCTGCTGCGAGCCGGCGACCGGCTGGTGGGGCCCTGCCTGATCGAGCAGCTCGACGCGACGACGCTGGTGCTGCCCGGCATGCTGGCGCGGGTCGGCCGCTTCGGTGAGCTGCGCATCCGGGAGGCCGCACGGTGA
- a CDS encoding DUF885 domain-containing protein encodes MGFSATVDSLLDEYFRLQPADATELGEHAYDHHWPDLTHAGRVAWSGWLADVEARMQALEPGALTHDEAIDKRILLENLAAMRFAADELREVEWNAMVYVYLFGGALFTMLAREYAPITERLNALASRLRGLPVALDGARDALSKESGRPVSRFHAEKAVERMAGVADLVGLAVLEAEACDDAGVLAEVQVAAGVATEAINAWTQWLRDELLPTVDGDFRLGPELYAAKFRHSLKSAVTPKELEAMAVEEYDQTRAEMTRIARSIWGDWMGDAPPPESDDEAVRSVLDAIAVDHPRADELLDFCRAENERIEAFVAEHDIVGLTEEPLQIIWTPGFLRAFGGAMLIPPGPLDRGLGSFFAITPVNEAWQAERRESYLREDNARMLRLLTIHEAVPGHYLQLAYSNRSPSLVRGVFRSGVFNEGWAVYITQVMMDLGYGADDPALMLVHWKFYLRSATNALMDIRIQSGSMDEEEAMSLMVEGGFQEEGEATAKWDRARLSSTQLCEYFLGSVEMHGLEREARRRAEADGGEFVYRPFLESVLAHGSPSLPVIRDILFSSETAPRRAKGSKEPPAPST; translated from the coding sequence ATGGGCTTTTCCGCCACCGTCGACAGCCTGCTGGACGAGTACTTCCGCCTCCAGCCGGCCGATGCCACCGAGCTCGGCGAGCACGCCTATGACCACCACTGGCCGGACCTGACCCATGCCGGGCGCGTGGCCTGGTCCGGGTGGCTTGCTGACGTGGAGGCCCGCATGCAGGCGCTCGAGCCAGGCGCGCTGACGCATGACGAAGCGATCGACAAGCGGATCCTGCTCGAGAACCTGGCGGCCATGCGGTTCGCGGCCGATGAGCTGCGCGAGGTCGAGTGGAACGCGATGGTCTACGTGTACCTGTTCGGCGGCGCACTGTTCACGATGCTGGCGCGCGAATACGCGCCGATTACCGAAAGGCTCAACGCGTTGGCATCCCGCCTGCGTGGCCTGCCGGTCGCGCTCGACGGGGCTCGCGACGCGCTGAGCAAGGAGAGCGGCCGGCCGGTGAGCCGTTTCCACGCCGAGAAGGCGGTGGAGCGGATGGCGGGGGTCGCCGACCTGGTGGGGCTCGCGGTGCTGGAGGCCGAAGCCTGTGACGACGCCGGCGTGCTGGCCGAGGTCCAGGTCGCTGCGGGAGTCGCGACCGAAGCCATCAACGCGTGGACGCAATGGCTGCGCGACGAGCTCCTCCCGACCGTCGACGGTGACTTCCGGCTAGGCCCCGAGCTGTACGCCGCCAAGTTCCGCCACTCACTGAAGAGCGCGGTCACGCCAAAGGAGCTCGAGGCGATGGCCGTCGAGGAGTACGACCAGACCCGCGCCGAGATGACCCGCATCGCCCGTTCGATCTGGGGCGACTGGATGGGCGACGCCCCGCCGCCGGAGAGCGACGACGAGGCGGTGCGCAGCGTGCTCGACGCCATCGCGGTCGACCACCCGCGGGCCGATGAGCTGCTCGACTTCTGCCGCGCCGAGAACGAGCGGATCGAGGCATTCGTGGCCGAGCACGATATCGTCGGCCTCACCGAGGAACCGCTCCAGATCATCTGGACCCCTGGCTTCCTGCGCGCCTTTGGCGGCGCGATGCTGATCCCTCCCGGCCCGCTGGATCGCGGGCTGGGCAGCTTCTTCGCGATCACCCCCGTCAACGAGGCGTGGCAGGCGGAGCGTCGCGAGTCGTATCTGCGCGAGGACAACGCACGGATGCTGCGGCTGCTCACGATTCACGAGGCGGTCCCGGGCCACTACCTGCAGCTGGCCTATTCGAACCGATCTCCTTCGCTGGTTCGCGGCGTCTTCCGCTCAGGGGTCTTCAACGAAGGATGGGCCGTCTACATCACCCAGGTCATGATGGACCTCGGCTACGGAGCCGATGATCCGGCGCTGATGCTCGTCCACTGGAAGTTCTACCTGCGCTCCGCCACCAACGCGCTGATGGACATCCGCATCCAGTCCGGTTCGATGGACGAGGAAGAGGCGATGAGCCTCATGGTCGAGGGCGGCTTCCAGGAGGAGGGCGAGGCGACCGCCAAGTGGGACCGGGCGCGGCTCTCCTCGACCCAGTTGTGCGAGTACTTCCTGGGGAGCGTGGAGATGCACGGGCTGGAGCGTGAGGCCCGCCGCCGCGCCGAGGCCGATGGTGGCGAGTTCGTCTACCGGCCGTTCCTGGAGTCCGTGCTGGCCCACGGATCGCCGTCGCTGCCCGTGATCCGCGACATCCTGTTCAGCTCGGAGACAGCTCCCCGGCGAGCGAAAGGATCGAAGGAGCCCCCGGCGCCGAGTACGTGA
- a CDS encoding amino acid permease: MATMSATGGKLFTRNSSGLVREVSVWNALFFNTCAFVGGGAGWYPLSYSLSFVPIGAVASLTTYGWGTITFGVFAVILGLIFASLATAMPRSGGDYVFTSRIVPRLGPFVGWLESWTLAFACITIILFEISLVLIGLQVTGVIVGIGTGSDLTTTATGWFAEDGIIKGLPGLIPAVVVLAGIVWVSIQPTRRFHRIVSGLAILALVAVVAQFVFGLAFTDRSTFEANLLSLTGISAADLAAAGTENGVVDTGVTFALTTFPFVLAIILLNFIGFQYSAYISGEVRGNVRRGVVLGVLGALAVGVFMNTVYVDWFSIKLGLETQLGWGVQYWGGSGPGMPYGMPNVMPLTATIANPDLWPVWAIVNLGGTLFPFLLCPVYIIFMSRMALAWSLDRQAPEWIGEVNERTHAPLNAMMAISAVVVVFLLLQMFPILPVDWAPPDGRLTLIAFLWLSILLQLLTWVMPGINAILAPFTRRDLVANAPWRAWLPLLGVVWLVFAVVVYWVAGIEPIWTAISATLQPGGDESTLAYLTRTGVSFTLVLLVIGLVWYFVQAARNRRAGVDTRLMYQQVPPD, encoded by the coding sequence ATGGCGACCATGTCGGCGACTGGCGGCAAGCTCTTCACTCGCAACAGCTCGGGCCTCGTGCGCGAGGTCAGCGTCTGGAACGCCCTGTTCTTCAACACGTGCGCCTTTGTCGGCGGCGGGGCCGGCTGGTATCCGCTTTCGTACAGCCTCTCGTTCGTCCCGATCGGGGCGGTGGCCAGCCTGACCACCTACGGTTGGGGGACGATCACCTTCGGTGTCTTCGCCGTGATCCTGGGCCTGATCTTCGCCTCGCTGGCAACGGCCATGCCACGCTCCGGCGGTGACTATGTCTTCACCAGCCGCATCGTGCCCCGCCTTGGGCCGTTCGTCGGCTGGCTGGAGTCGTGGACGCTGGCCTTCGCCTGCATCACGATCATCCTGTTCGAGATCTCGCTGGTCCTGATCGGCCTGCAGGTGACCGGCGTGATCGTGGGCATTGGCACCGGCAGCGACCTCACGACCACCGCCACCGGCTGGTTCGCCGAGGACGGCATCATCAAGGGCCTGCCGGGCCTGATCCCCGCCGTGGTGGTGCTGGCCGGCATCGTCTGGGTCTCGATCCAGCCGACCCGTCGCTTCCACCGCATCGTCAGCGGGCTAGCAATCCTGGCCCTCGTCGCGGTGGTGGCCCAGTTCGTCTTTGGGCTGGCGTTCACCGATCGGAGCACCTTCGAGGCCAACCTGCTGAGCCTGACCGGCATCAGCGCCGCCGACCTGGCCGCGGCCGGGACAGAGAACGGGGTCGTCGACACCGGGGTCACCTTCGCGCTGACCACCTTCCCGTTCGTGCTGGCGATCATCCTGCTGAACTTCATCGGCTTCCAGTACTCGGCCTACATCAGCGGCGAGGTGCGCGGCAACGTGCGGCGCGGCGTGGTGCTGGGCGTGCTGGGCGCGCTGGCGGTGGGCGTGTTCATGAACACCGTCTACGTCGACTGGTTCAGCATCAAGCTCGGCCTCGAGACGCAGCTCGGCTGGGGGGTCCAGTACTGGGGCGGGTCAGGGCCGGGGATGCCCTACGGGATGCCCAACGTGATGCCGCTCACCGCGACCATCGCCAACCCCGACCTCTGGCCGGTGTGGGCGATCGTCAACCTGGGCGGGACCCTCTTCCCGTTCCTGCTCTGCCCGGTCTACATCATCTTCATGAGCCGCATGGCGCTGGCCTGGTCGCTCGACCGCCAGGCGCCAGAGTGGATCGGCGAGGTGAACGAGCGGACCCACGCCCCCCTCAACGCGATGATGGCCATATCGGCGGTGGTGGTGGTGTTCCTGCTGCTGCAGATGTTCCCGATCCTGCCCGTCGATTGGGCACCGCCCGACGGCCGGCTGACCCTGATCGCCTTCCTGTGGCTGAGCATCCTGCTCCAGCTGCTGACCTGGGTGATGCCGGGGATCAACGCCATCCTGGCGCCGTTCACCAGGCGCGACCTGGTGGCCAACGCGCCGTGGCGGGCCTGGCTGCCGCTCCTCGGGGTGGTCTGGCTCGTCTTCGCGGTGGTCGTCTACTGGGTGGCGGGGATCGAGCCGATCTGGACCGCCATCTCGGCGACCCTCCAGCCCGGCGGCGACGAGTCGACGCTGGCCTACCTGACGCGCACCGGAGTTTCGTTCACCCTGGTGCTGCTGGTGATCGGCCTGGTCTGGTACTTCGTCCAGGCGGCCCGCAACCGTCGCGCCGGCGTCGACACGCGGCTGATGTACCAGCAGGTGCCGCCTGACTGA
- a CDS encoding carbon-nitrogen hydrolase family protein: MSRTLPILAVQAAPVAWDMPATWNKFASEQRALRASYPLARLFLYPELYLSAIGGMHSAADPSWSKQAVAEPIPGPTTERLADLARELGIWLLPGSIYEHGEDGRIYNTALAFAPDGSLRARYRKIFPWRPWESPAAGSEFIVFEIDGIGRAGLMICYDGWFPEVPRQMAWLGAEVIFQVTATPTSDRDQEVVLARANAIVNQVYVVNVNMGGRPGPGRSVIVDPEGHVLQQAGDGEEYLSEVLDLDTVARVRRNGSVAMNRMWAQLDDEGAGVYLPMYGGTIRPRPSMPEVGKGEPAERSLDEEAALTPRY; encoded by the coding sequence TTGAGTCGCACACTCCCGATCCTCGCGGTCCAGGCTGCGCCAGTGGCGTGGGATATGCCAGCCACCTGGAACAAGTTCGCCTCGGAGCAGCGTGCCCTGCGCGCCTCGTACCCACTCGCCCGCCTCTTCCTCTACCCGGAGTTGTACCTGTCGGCGATTGGCGGCATGCACAGCGCGGCCGACCCATCGTGGTCAAAGCAGGCCGTCGCCGAGCCGATCCCGGGCCCGACCACGGAGCGACTCGCCGACCTTGCCCGCGAGTTGGGGATCTGGTTGCTGCCGGGATCCATCTACGAGCACGGGGAAGACGGCCGGATCTACAACACCGCGCTGGCGTTTGCGCCGGATGGCAGCCTGCGCGCTCGCTACCGCAAGATCTTCCCGTGGCGACCCTGGGAGAGCCCCGCGGCCGGCAGCGAGTTCATCGTCTTCGAGATCGACGGGATCGGGCGGGCCGGGCTGATGATCTGCTACGACGGATGGTTCCCGGAGGTGCCTCGCCAGATGGCCTGGCTTGGCGCCGAAGTGATCTTCCAGGTCACCGCCACACCGACCTCGGACCGCGACCAGGAGGTCGTTCTGGCGCGCGCCAACGCGATCGTCAACCAGGTCTACGTGGTCAACGTGAACATGGGCGGCCGGCCCGGGCCGGGTCGAAGTGTAATCGTGGATCCCGAGGGGCATGTGCTCCAGCAGGCCGGGGACGGCGAGGAGTACCTGAGCGAGGTACTCGACCTCGACACCGTGGCACGCGTTCGGCGCAACGGGTCGGTCGCCATGAACCGGATGTGGGCGCAGCTGGATGACGAGGGGGCTGGCGTCTACCTGCCGATGTACGGCGGCACGATTCGCCCGCGGCCATCGATGCCGGAGGTCGGTAAGGGTGAGCCGGCAGAACGGTCGCTCGACGAGGAGGCGGCCCTGACGCCTCGATACTGA